From one Paeniglutamicibacter psychrophenolicus genomic stretch:
- the thiM gene encoding hydroxyethylthiazole kinase, with the protein MGSMAPSVVFSPGELADALGALRASTPLVQVLTNTVVTNFTANVLLAAGASPAMADVPGEAGGFASVASAVLVNLGTPNSEQRAAMAEAVAAANAAGTGWVLDPVAVGSLRVRTDFALGLRDLTPTVIRGNASEIMVLAEAGSGGRGVEATDTVDSAAAAARALALRSGAVVAVSGEADLVTDGTRTVYVHGGSKMLTLVTGGGCALGAICAAFLPVVKDPLLAAVAAHAFYSAAAERAAAASSGPGSFAVHFLDALHALSPADLAATAVLS; encoded by the coding sequence ATGGGATCCATGGCGCCTTCAGTTGTTTTTTCACCCGGCGAGCTCGCCGATGCCCTGGGCGCGCTGCGCGCCTCCACCCCCCTGGTGCAGGTGTTGACCAACACCGTGGTCACCAACTTCACCGCCAACGTGCTGCTGGCCGCCGGGGCCTCCCCCGCGATGGCCGACGTGCCCGGGGAGGCCGGTGGATTCGCGTCCGTGGCCTCCGCGGTGCTGGTGAACCTGGGCACCCCCAATTCCGAGCAGCGCGCCGCGATGGCCGAGGCGGTGGCCGCAGCCAACGCCGCCGGCACCGGCTGGGTGCTGGACCCGGTGGCCGTCGGGTCGCTGCGCGTGCGCACCGACTTCGCCCTGGGACTGCGCGACCTGACCCCCACGGTGATCCGCGGCAACGCCTCGGAGATCATGGTGCTTGCCGAGGCCGGGTCCGGCGGGCGCGGGGTGGAGGCCACCGACACCGTCGATTCCGCCGCCGCCGCGGCCCGGGCCCTGGCGCTGCGCAGCGGCGCCGTCGTGGCGGTCTCCGGGGAGGCTGACCTGGTGACCGACGGGACGCGCACCGTTTACGTTCATGGCGGCAGCAAGATGCTCACCCTGGTCACCGGCGGCGGGTGCGCGCTGGGCGCGATCTGCGCGGCATTCCTGCCCGTGGTGAAGGACCCGCTGCTGGCCGCCGTCGCGGCCCACGCGTTCTACTCCGCCGCCGCCGAACGCGCCGCGGCGGCAAGCTCGGGGCCCGGAAGCTTCGCGGTGCATTTCCTCGACGCCCTGCATGCCCTGTCCCCGGCGGACCTCGCGGCCACGGCGGTGCTGTCCTGA
- the thiE gene encoding thiamine phosphate synthase, translating to MASGIYLVLDSNSTAGRPLEDIAAAAVAGGITTIQLRCKDMPAGEFTAQVLACARHTSGRATLLVNDRIDVYLAARARGADVQGVHIGQSDIPADLARTLIGPHAVLGLSASTADEIDAANELNAIAPGTIDYLGVGAVHATPTKKDHPEPLGYEGLAAAVARSSAPVVAIGGLDATDVPAVVASAAASMAVVRAICAAEDPRTATAHLISLWEGETP from the coding sequence ATGGCCTCCGGCATCTACCTGGTCCTCGACTCGAATTCCACCGCCGGACGCCCGCTCGAAGACATCGCCGCCGCCGCGGTGGCCGGCGGGATCACCACGATCCAGCTGCGCTGCAAGGACATGCCCGCCGGGGAATTCACCGCCCAGGTTCTGGCCTGCGCGAGGCACACCTCCGGGAGGGCCACCCTCCTGGTCAACGACCGCATCGACGTGTACCTGGCCGCACGGGCCCGCGGCGCCGACGTGCAGGGCGTGCACATCGGCCAATCCGACATCCCCGCGGACCTGGCCCGCACACTCATCGGGCCGCACGCCGTGCTGGGGCTCTCCGCCTCCACCGCCGACGAGATCGACGCGGCCAACGAGCTCAACGCGATTGCCCCGGGCACCATCGACTACCTGGGCGTCGGCGCCGTGCATGCGACCCCGACGAAGAAGGACCACCCGGAGCCGCTGGGCTACGAGGGCCTGGCGGCCGCCGTGGCCCGCAGCAGCGCACCCGTGGTGGCCATCGGCGGGCTCGACGCCACCGATGTGCCGGCCGTTGTGGCCTCCGCGGCCGCATCGATGGCGGTGGTGCGGGCCATCTGCGCCGCCGAGGACCCGCGCACCGCAACCGCCCACCTGATCAGCCTCTGGGAAGGGGAAACGCCATGA
- the thiD gene encoding bifunctional hydroxymethylpyrimidine kinase/phosphomethylpyrimidine kinase, with amino-acid sequence MNTMNSTKNILSIAGSDPSGGAGIQADLKSIAAAGGYGMAAISALTAQNTRGVRAVHVPPAGFLTEQLLAISEDISIDAIKIGMLANAQVIDELGTWLAQIRGAAGTAVPAVVLDPVMVATSGDSLLDAAADAALRRLFVHADVITPNIPELAVLARSPEAADWDSAVSQARMLAAEYDVLVLAKGGHLDSERCRDALIDADGVLLEVESRRHATGNTHGTGCSLSAALATHYARTGNWGTALRHAKDWLSDAISRADELSVGSGHGPINHFAGLWDGIRPAQAHDPLAQWWERISPIRAGIDELGFIRALKDGSLAREDFEDYLGQDALYLRTYARCMSRAAELAPDTESQRFWAASASGCLEEELKLHRGRLDERVPEPSATTTAYLNHLLAASHDYAVLAAALLPCFWIYQDTGTRLAAANHEAHPYTDWLATYSSPEFDAATAAAIDLVAGVHAGADARARAAMWRAFEASSAHELAFFAQTAADAPGAAAGPKRAAGLGLAGAAGHGEPVPVR; translated from the coding sequence ATGAACACCATGAATTCCACCAAGAACATCCTGTCCATTGCCGGATCCGACCCCTCCGGGGGCGCCGGGATCCAGGCCGACCTGAAGTCCATCGCCGCCGCCGGCGGCTACGGGATGGCGGCGATCAGCGCGCTGACCGCCCAAAACACCCGCGGCGTGCGTGCCGTGCACGTGCCCCCGGCAGGCTTCCTCACCGAGCAGCTGCTTGCGATCTCCGAGGACATTTCCATCGACGCGATCAAGATCGGGATGCTGGCCAACGCACAGGTCATCGACGAGCTGGGAACCTGGCTGGCGCAGATCCGCGGTGCCGCCGGCACGGCCGTGCCGGCCGTGGTCCTTGATCCGGTCATGGTGGCCACCAGCGGGGATTCGCTGCTGGATGCGGCCGCCGATGCGGCGCTGCGCCGGCTCTTTGTTCATGCCGACGTGATCACTCCCAACATCCCCGAGCTGGCGGTGCTGGCCCGCAGTCCCGAGGCCGCCGACTGGGATTCCGCGGTGTCCCAGGCACGCATGCTTGCGGCGGAATACGACGTGCTGGTGCTGGCCAAGGGCGGGCACCTGGACTCGGAGCGTTGCCGCGACGCGCTCATCGACGCCGACGGGGTGCTGCTGGAGGTCGAATCCCGGCGCCATGCCACGGGCAACACGCACGGCACCGGCTGCTCGCTCTCGGCCGCACTGGCCACGCATTACGCGCGCACCGGGAACTGGGGCACGGCGCTGCGCCACGCCAAGGACTGGCTCTCCGATGCCATTTCCCGCGCGGACGAGCTTTCCGTCGGCTCCGGGCACGGCCCGATCAACCACTTCGCCGGGCTCTGGGACGGAATCCGCCCGGCGCAGGCCCACGACCCGCTGGCACAGTGGTGGGAGCGGATCTCCCCGATCCGCGCGGGCATCGACGAGCTGGGCTTCATCCGCGCGCTGAAGGACGGCTCGCTGGCCCGGGAGGACTTCGAGGACTACCTGGGGCAGGACGCCCTGTACCTGCGCACCTATGCCCGGTGCATGTCGAGGGCCGCGGAACTGGCCCCGGACACCGAATCGCAGCGCTTCTGGGCGGCCAGCGCCAGCGGCTGCCTCGAGGAGGAGCTGAAGCTGCACCGCGGGCGGCTCGACGAGCGGGTCCCGGAGCCCTCGGCGACCACCACCGCGTACCTGAACCACCTGCTGGCCGCGTCGCACGACTATGCGGTGCTCGCCGCCGCGTTGCTGCCCTGCTTCTGGATCTACCAGGACACCGGCACCAGGTTGGCCGCGGCCAACCACGAAGCGCATCCGTACACGGACTGGCTGGCCACCTATTCCTCCCCGGAGTTCGACGCCGCCACCGCGGCGGCCATCGACCTGGTGGCCGGCGTGCACGCGGGCGCCGATGCCCGCGCCCGGGCGGCGATGTGGCGGGCGTTCGAGGCCTCAAGCGCCCACGAGCTGGCGTTCTTCGCGCAGACCGCCGCCGACGCCCCCGGGGCTGCGGCAGGACCCAAGCGCGCGGCGGGGCTCGGCCTCGCCGGGGCCGCCGGGCACGGCGAACCGGTTCCTGTCCGGTAG
- a CDS encoding uracil-xanthine permease family protein, whose protein sequence is MSNRFGIGWRLHGDGKSISPGTVVAPDERLAWPQTIGVGVQHVMAMFGATVLVPTITGFPVTTTLLFTGVGTLLFLLLTAGRVPSYLGSSFAFIAPVTGAMATHGMGGALGGIVMAGACLFIVGLVVQKAGTGWIHALMPPVVMGTIVALIGLNLATTTTDKITEVPLTTFATVLAIVITTVLFRGMLGRLSILLGIIVGYLAAWAQGQVDFSAIGQAAWFGLPDFAAPAFHLETLTLFLPVVFVLIAENVGHVKTVALMTGRELDDVNGRALMADGAATVIAGFGGGSGTTTYAENIGVMASSRVYSTAAYWIAGSVAIALAFFPKFGVLINTIPAGVAGGAGIVLYGMIAIVGARLWVQNKVDFSNPINLMTAGTGLIIAIALFGDNVLSIGNMDFGGIALGTAATLVVFHLMRIIAKVRGTEPTDIEAIGGATHSKLG, encoded by the coding sequence ATGAGCAACCGATTCGGCATCGGCTGGCGCCTGCACGGCGACGGCAAGTCCATTTCCCCCGGCACGGTGGTGGCCCCCGACGAGCGCCTCGCCTGGCCGCAGACCATCGGCGTTGGCGTCCAGCACGTCATGGCGATGTTCGGCGCCACGGTGCTGGTGCCGACCATCACCGGCTTCCCTGTCACCACCACGCTGCTGTTCACCGGCGTCGGCACCCTGCTGTTCCTGCTGCTCACCGCGGGCCGCGTGCCGTCCTATCTGGGCTCCTCCTTCGCGTTCATCGCACCGGTCACCGGGGCCATGGCCACGCACGGGATGGGCGGTGCACTGGGCGGCATCGTGATGGCCGGCGCCTGCCTGTTCATCGTGGGATTGGTCGTGCAGAAGGCCGGGACCGGCTGGATCCACGCACTGATGCCGCCGGTGGTCATGGGCACCATCGTCGCGCTGATCGGGCTGAACCTGGCCACCACCACCACGGACAAGATCACGGAAGTCCCGCTGACCACCTTCGCCACGGTGCTGGCCATCGTCATCACCACGGTGCTCTTCCGCGGCATGCTCGGGCGCCTGTCGATCCTGCTGGGCATCATCGTCGGCTACCTCGCCGCCTGGGCGCAGGGCCAGGTCGATTTCTCGGCCATCGGCCAGGCCGCCTGGTTCGGCCTGCCCGACTTCGCGGCCCCGGCCTTCCACCTCGAAACCCTGACCCTGTTCCTGCCGGTGGTGTTCGTGCTGATCGCCGAGAACGTGGGACACGTGAAGACCGTGGCGCTGATGACCGGGCGCGAGCTTGACGACGTGAACGGCCGGGCGCTGATGGCCGACGGCGCCGCCACCGTGATCGCCGGGTTCGGCGGCGGCTCGGGCACCACCACCTACGCGGAGAACATCGGGGTCATGGCCTCCTCGCGCGTCTACTCGACGGCCGCCTACTGGATCGCCGGCTCCGTGGCCATCGCGCTGGCGTTCTTCCCGAAGTTCGGCGTGCTGATCAACACCATCCCGGCCGGCGTCGCGGGAGGCGCGGGCATCGTGCTCTACGGCATGATCGCCATCGTCGGCGCCCGGCTCTGGGTGCAGAACAAGGTCGACTTCTCCAACCCGATCAACCTGATGACCGCAGGCACCGGGCTGATCATCGCCATCGCGCTCTTCGGGGACAACGTGCTGTCGATCGGCAACATGGACTTCGGCGGCATCGCGCTGGGCACCGCCGCCACGCTGGTGGTCTTCCACCTGATGCGCATCATCGCCAAGGTGCGCGGCACCGAGCCGACGGACATCGAGGCCATCGGCGGGGCCACGCACTCCAAGCTCGGCTAG